The following proteins are co-located in the Telopea speciosissima isolate NSW1024214 ecotype Mountain lineage chromosome 9, Tspe_v1, whole genome shotgun sequence genome:
- the LOC122638832 gene encoding uncharacterized protein YagA-like, which yields MDLIGKVTPPAMRGNCFIIVAMDYFTKWAEAMPMRTVTKTDVIQFLKTQIVHRFGLPETITCDNGLVFTGDQVLEFAASYGITITHSTPYYAQGNGQAEAINKVLKNFLTKIVEENPRRWAELLSEVLWVFKTSQRTSTGTTLFSLTYGHDAVLPMEISARSARVAYRQGFIPATYSEAMLANLEDLDEECLKAFDQILAQKEKVETVYNRRVVLKSF from the coding sequence ATGGACCTGATTGGGAAGGTGACGCCGCCGGCCATGAGAGGGAATTGTTTCATAATTGTGGCAATggattatttcaccaaatgggcaGAGGCCATGCCCATGAGGACGGTCACCAAGACTGATGTCATCCAGTTCCTAAAAACCCAAATAGTTCACAGGTTTGGGTTGCCTGAGACCATTACATGTGACAACGGGTTGGTCTTCACTGGGGATCAGGTCCTTGAGTTTGCTGCAAGCTATGGGATCACCATAACCCATTCCACGCCTTACTATGCCCAGGGGAATGGACAGGCTGAGGCAATCAACAAGGTGTTGAAGAATTTCTTGACAAAGATAGTGGAGGAAAACCCCAGGAGGTGGGCTGAGCTGTTATCTGAGGTATTATGGGTATTTAAAACATCGCAACGCACAAGCACCGGAACCACGCTGTTCTCCCTTACTTACGGGCATGACGCAGTCTTGCCTATGGAGATAAGTGCCAGGTCTGCAAGGGTGGCATACCGGCAAGGGTTTATACCAGCCACTTATAGTGAGGCCATGCTGGCCAATTTGGAGGACTTGGATGAAGAGTGCCTCAAGGCTTTTGACCAAATTTTGGCACAAAAGGAGAAGGTGGAAACCGTGTATAACAGAAGGGTGGTGCTCAAAAGTTTCTAG